The sequence CAGTTTTCCTTGTTTTCTGAAGGTATCGCTAAATAATCAGTGCTGCGAAATACAAATATTACATACATGTTATTGATGGATACAATTATTATTCACAACAAGAGTTCCCCAGCATATTCACAACAATTACTGAGCATGTCCTGTCATTAGATTTAATGGAAGtgaaacacccctgccaatgtgcaggcagagaagtgttgcgaataagcccctcatGCACTTATGGGAACACATGACAACTTCATCAACCTGCAGTGTGCAGGTCCTACAGATGCATCTGCAACATTCCTGGTGAAATGTGCTGCAAGTGAATATACAGAACCTGTATGCCTCCCCACCCAACCATATAGAAACTTATGGTCAGACTAGAGGTTTCCAAAAAGGTGATGGTCTCTTCTATACAATTGTCCCAAATAAACTCACCAGCTGGACGTACACATTTATTTGTACTCTGTCAGATCCTCTTATCGACAatctaatatactgtatactgggccTGAACTAGTAGCAGTTTCCGCAATGACAGTAGTATCTTGTGACCGCTTATCTCACTCCCTCTATCGCATTTACATGCATGTCTGAGCCAGAAGGGGTGTTACAGTCAGCTTTTCAAAAGATAAGTGACAATTTCGACAACAGCTAATGGTTAGTATTTTGTGTCAACAGCTTTTATGCAGAATTATATGTCTCCGTGGTTACAAACTACATACAAACCATGTGAATTCTGATGAGAACTACTATTTGAAAACACGGCAGCCTATGCAATGTGTATATTAAGACTGGCAAGGTTGTATTGAAAGTTACAGTACTGAGCACTTGTCCCCTTTTACTATGTGTGTCTTATACTGTATGTTTCAGATACCTACACACTCTCTTGGGTCACTTCTTCAGCCTTAGAGATCTTTCTGTAGCAGTAAACGACCTCAATCAAAAGCCACAAGGTGAGGAAAGCCAGAAGGATGTACATCATGATCTCCGAGAGGACAGAAGTAAAATCCTCTCTCTCTGTTGAAAGAGAGCCAGACATCATAAAGAATAAAGTCACTTCCTATTGTAATATAAACATGTGTATCCTCATAGCGGATATTCTGACATCCACATCATAAAATATAAAACCTGGCATCGCTGACCATTAAAATCACACCATGTCTCTCATCAACACATGTTCTCACTACAAGGCCTGtgtatttaaggggttaaacaaaaatgtaataaatactgCAATGGAAATATTAGCATTTCTGATGTTTTTTGGAATACAAATACTGATGGCCTGTGTTTCTATTCACCGAGTACAAGCAGTGATAATAGTGGCGATCATTTGTATGACTTACCTATTTCTGACACAATCAGATTAATTTCCACGTTGCTTGTGGTTGAATGTTGGTGGGCCTCGAAATGTAGTGTGCGGTTGACATTGCAGATGAACCGCCCTGAATCTGTGATTGTGACATTATGTAATATAAGTGAGACATCCTGCAAATCTTTGCTTCCAATCCACTGCAGACGACCTTTGAATGGGCTCAAGAGCTCCCGGGGTTTTCCCTCATTATATTCAAAGATCTAGAGAAGGACAATATATATCATTAAAATAGAACACTGCTTTGgtaatatactatatgtataatttattattaatgcacttattaaaaaatatttacaatatatacagcgatgctataaatattcataaaaagtaaagttttttttatttttgtagtaCTGCATCTATGGTGGTCTAGAAGTGCTACTAGATTGTCATCAAAATAagctttttctctctttttctgtgtgtcagatactagtagactgttcagaagctacaTTAAAGTGTACATAAACCCTGGACCATGATAAtcttagcacattgtcagcacacagcatctcattgcaaagaggaatcatgaagtgtctgcttagagagtccccgtccacactctggaatcttacactgaccatcactgagtgataggagctaaaacagcaataaaactgagtaaaattgtaatgtaaagtaaagagttaaaaatgatctttattgtgtaaacatcagtaagggattaaaattttgagaatttctttcatgggaaaagccctttaaagtGTTATTCTCACCTGGGCATTGGCATTTAATAGAATTCATCTGGTGTACACATACatgtcttcaattgcatgttattaaaaaatatatatctgtattctgatagtttcccataaatgtagccatgttgtcccttagaaacgatccCTTGGCAGGTGACAAAAACTCGCTGCTAAAACCCGTGGTTGGTACTGGCACAGTGTTCAATGCCTCCATATTAGCTGAGAATGTTGCCCCCCGTGATCTCATCCTGATTATTATTAAATGATTATATAATTGTATAGAATATTGTTCTCCCACATCCTTGCCTTCATTGGTTAAACTGATTTCACTGTTTGGATCTCTACCCCATAGATGTCTAAATCTACAGGTCCCCTATCACCGTTAATGGTCAGTTCATCAGCCTTAATGAATGTGGCTCGTGCATTTGTGATAACTCTCTGCAGACCACAGACAATTATTTATATCTGATAATTGTTGTCATAATTTCATTCCAGCAGGATAAGAGCACTTTACAGTGTTTCCATTAGTGAAATGATATCAATAAACCCTTAATGTGTAAACAATGTAGATTTGATACATAATACATACAAGTGATCTGTTTCCATTGCGAGGTTGGTAGAACCATTCCACATTGGTAACGGCAAATACTTCCTCTCTTTGCATGCAGGAGATGCACAGCAATGTCATATTGTGTCCTTGGACGGCCTCTGTTCCAGAAGGAACCTCAACACACACGGATGAGCACACCCCAACTGCAGAGGGGCaccagcacaggggggggggggggacagaaatCAAATGGAAGGGGAGCAGAGCGGGCAAAACGTTCCACACAAGGAACGTTTGCGAACAAACACAGGACacattaaatataaaaaagaagtaattaaataataaaacGGGAGAAATCAGCCACAACAATTAGAATGGAGAGGGGAAAACAACATAATGGAAACATATAGGGTACAAACCAACATCATGACATGGACAAATACACCGAAAGGGAGATAGAGAAGAAGATAAACTCATTAGTACATATGTCGGAGACAAGTCACCATATCACAAGCAATATGTCACAATTATCATTATCTTGGTTTTCTGGACTAGATGAACCCCTCCCCCACACATAGGCCTCATAGCAGCTGCGAGGGCCGAATCAATGGTAAGTACAAGCCGGCTGCTTCCAGCACATTCATCTCCTCTGCAGAATGTACACAGCACCTTTTATTACTGGAGATGAGACGTCATACTTCACACAGGTGAGTCAGGAAGAGGGTCAGCAGCGCAACATTGTACCGGCACAGCTTTACTCCAAGCTATAAATACAACATGAAGCAAAGAGCACACATCTGATCAAATAAAAGCTCATTCAGGGAAGGGGATTAGTGAACAACCTGGACAAGAATGGCTCAGGACTACTTACatatatctacctacctatctactagTTACTCTATAAGTTCAGCCTGTAATGTAGCAATGAGTGAAGCCATTCTAGTCATAGCTTAGAGCCAAAATGGTGCTATCCTTGGACCAGTAATTTCTAAAGGAGATCTGGAAAAGGACAAATTTTCTCACTCAGGAGAATTTTGCCCAAATTCAATTATTAGAAATCCCAATTGCCAACTTTATGAGATGACAAATCAACAGAGGAGTACCTTAGTGATTGCTTTGTGCAATTGAGGAATAGTAAGGAACAGTGTAGGTAGAAAGCAGTATGAACGGGCATGGAGGAAGCCCACAGTTTACTGGATGGTAGAACGTGGGTCTATCAGATGGGAATTAAAATCAATTATATGCGTGTAAGACACAGAAACACATCTATGTGCTCTTCCATCATCACATGGCGCCCCTGGCACATCAGAGCCCGTGAACCTGTGATACCTAGCATTGCTAGACATtgcattagtgaggggaagctttcAGACATTTCGTGAATGAGGGGAGGATTCtgaacatttaattagtgaggggaggctgacgGATATTTCATTGGTAAgaggaaggctgctggacatttccttaGTCCCAAACTAatcaggacattttattaataagaaGAGGCTGCAGAAGATTTCAATAATAAGGGGAGGCTAAtggtcatttcattagtgaggggaggcggctggacatttcatgaatgaagggGGCTCCTGGACAACACATTAATATAAGGGGGCTGCTGCTCGCCAGTAGATTAATAACAGGGGGCTGCAGCTGGACAGTATATTGCACATTTAtcgaaaacagtgcaaactgagcACGTGAAGTTTCCTGTGTGATGTGCAGGGGGCCCCAGTTTCAGGATttgtggcacctgttcttcatgaaaCTGATGCC comes from Engystomops pustulosus chromosome 6, aEngPut4.maternal, whole genome shotgun sequence and encodes:
- the SCN3B gene encoding sodium channel regulatory subunit beta-3, with the protein product MKIIMATWRNTVFWGLPLLLLMLVGVCSSVCVEVPSGTEAVQGHNMTLLCISCMQREEVFAVTNVEWFYQPRNGNRSLIFEYNEGKPRELLSPFKGRLQWIGSKDLQDVSLILHNVTITDSGRFICNVNRTLHFEAHQHSTTSNVEINLIVSEIEREDFTSVLSEIMMYILLAFLTLWLLIEVVYCYRKISKAEEVTQESVTDYLAIPSENKENCPVPVEEQ